DNA from Xanthomonas hyacinthi:
CTGGAGCTGAAATCGGCGAACAGCGGCACCGCGCCCACGTCCGGCGCGTCACGGAACTCGACGCCGTGGATGGTCTCGTTGGCGGTGATGTGCACGTAGGCGGCATCGGCGCTGAGCTGCCAGCTGGCGCGCGGCGGGATCGCGTGGAAACCACCGGCCTCGCTGCTGGCGGCGACGTGCACGTTGGCGTAGGGGGCGACCTGCTTGATCGCGGTCTTGCCCCAATGCCCGGTCACCACGTAGTCCACGGTCTGCCCCGGCGCGGCGAAGTTCAGCGCCAGCAGCGCCTGCTGGGTGGTGGCGCCGCCGGACAGGAACAGCACCGCGTAGTCGTCGCAGATGCCGAGCAGGCGCCGCAGGTCGGCTTCAGCTTCGGCGGCCACGGCCATGAACTCGGCGCCGCGGTGGCTCAACTCCACGATCGAGGCGCCTGCGCCGTTCCACTCCAACATCTCCGCCTGCGCCTGGCGCAGGACCGATTCCGGCAATGCAGCGGGGCCGGCACTGAAATTGAACGCGCGCGTCATGGGGCACCTATTGGACAAGACGCCTAGTATGCCGCAGCGCACCAGCTTGCGGCCCAGGCAATTTAGGTTGCATTTGCATCCATTGGCCCCGCCCATGCGTAGTCTGTGCTGAAGTCGTCAGCGGTCGTCCGCCCCCTCCAGGAGTCAGCCATGTCATTGCGCGATGTGCTCAAGATCCCCAGCCGCGAGGTCACCGACGAGGCGCTCTACCGCGATCGGCGGCGCCTGCTGCAGGCCTTGGCGCTGGCGCCGGCGCTGGGCCTGGTCGGCTGCGCCGAAGCCGAGCCGCCGGCCCCGCCGAAGACTGTGCCGACCCCGGAACAGGCGCGCAGCGGCTTTCGCACCAGCGAAGAGCCGACCCGCTACGAGGACGTGACCAGCTACAACAACTTCTACGAATTCGGCACCGACAAGACCGACCCGTCGAAGGCGGCCAAGACCCTGCGCACCGCGCCGTGGTCGGTGAAGGTGTCCGGCGAATGCGACAAGCCCGGCACCCTGGCGCTGGACGACCTGCTCAAGGGCAGCAGCCCCGAAGAGCGTATCTACCGGCTGCGCTGCGTGGAGGGCTGGTCGATGGTGATCCCGTGGCTGGGGGTGCCGCTGGCCGCGGTGCTCAAGCGCTTCGGCCCGACCTCCAAGGCCAAGTACGTCGCCTTCACCACGCTCGCCGATCCGCAGCAGATGCCCGGCATCCGCTACCGCTCGATCGACTGGCCGTACAAGGAAGGCCTGCGCATCGACGAGGCGATGCACCCGCTGACCCTGCTCGCCACCGGCCTGTACGGCAAGCCGCTGCCGCAGCAGAACGGCGCGCCGCTGCGGCTGGTGGTGCCGTGGAAATACGGCTTCAAGAGCATCAAGTCGATCGTCGAGATCCGCTTCGTCGAGCGCATGCCGGAGACCGCCTGGCATGAATTGCAGGCCTCCGAGTACGGCTTCTTTTCCAACGTCAATCCGGCGGTGGACCATCCGCGCTGGAGCCAGAAGACCGAACGTCGCATCGCCGGCAAGGCCAGCAAGCTGTTCGCCGAACGCATCCCGACCCGCCCGTTCAACGGCTATGCCGAGCAGGTGGCGGGGATG
Protein-coding regions in this window:
- the msrP gene encoding protein-methionine-sulfoxide reductase catalytic subunit MsrP; amino-acid sequence: MSLRDVLKIPSREVTDEALYRDRRRLLQALALAPALGLVGCAEAEPPAPPKTVPTPEQARSGFRTSEEPTRYEDVTSYNNFYEFGTDKTDPSKAAKTLRTAPWSVKVSGECDKPGTLALDDLLKGSSPEERIYRLRCVEGWSMVIPWLGVPLAAVLKRFGPTSKAKYVAFTTLADPQQMPGIRYRSIDWPYKEGLRIDEAMHPLTLLATGLYGKPLPQQNGAPLRLVVPWKYGFKSIKSIVEIRFVERMPETAWHELQASEYGFFSNVNPAVDHPRWSQKTERRIAGKASKLFAERIPTRPFNGYAEQVAGMYAGMDLKKWF